A single Tenacibaculum sp. Bg11-29 DNA region contains:
- a CDS encoding regulatory protein RecX, with protein sequence MAKKVFTVSEIKRKIEHYCAYQDRCHKEVENKIKEYNLIPQAREMILLSLMKDNFLNEERFSKSFARGKFRIKKWGKQRIVRELKFRNISTYNINTALKEINEQEYITTLYELVAKKDKLVKEENIFKRKKKIADYLLYRGFESNLIYEAINAIQI encoded by the coding sequence ATGGCAAAAAAGGTTTTTACTGTATCTGAAATTAAAAGAAAAATAGAGCATTATTGTGCGTATCAAGATCGTTGCCATAAAGAAGTTGAAAATAAAATAAAGGAATATAATTTAATTCCACAAGCTAGAGAAATGATTCTTCTAAGTCTTATGAAAGATAATTTTTTAAATGAAGAGCGGTTTTCTAAAAGTTTTGCAAGAGGGAAATTTCGTATAAAAAAATGGGGGAAACAACGAATTGTAAGAGAATTAAAATTTAGAAATATATCAACATACAATATAAATACAGCTTTAAAAGAAATAAACGAGCAAGAATATATTACTACGCTATATGAGTTAGTTGCGAAAAAAGATAAATTAGTAAAAGAAGAAAATATATTTAAACGAAAAAAGAAAATAGCTGATTACCTTTTGTATAGAGGCTTTGAAAGTAACTTAATATATGAGGCAATTAATGCTATTCAAATTTAA
- a CDS encoding LytTR family DNA-binding domain-containing protein, translating to MKIKCLLVDDEPLAIKLIENHISKIDALEVVATCNNALKAFEIINTQQIDLMFLDIKMPNITGIDFLKTLKNPPKTIFTTAYRDYAIESYDLEVVDYLLKPITFERFFKSIDRFLREKKEASANVSTEKKSTEDFLLVKSGNKHHKIRIEEIIFIESLKDYIKIHTTSDKRIVAKYKIGEIERELIDKKFLRIHRSYIVNTSKISAFTMSDIEVNSVEIPIGASYKEKVNSFLNKWK from the coding sequence ATGAAGATAAAATGTTTGTTAGTAGATGATGAGCCTTTGGCTATTAAATTAATTGAAAACCATATCTCTAAAATAGATGCTTTAGAGGTGGTAGCTACCTGTAATAATGCATTAAAAGCATTTGAAATAATTAACACACAACAGATTGATTTGATGTTTTTAGATATAAAAATGCCGAATATTACAGGGATAGATTTTTTAAAAACATTAAAAAACCCACCAAAAACTATTTTTACAACAGCGTATAGAGATTATGCGATAGAAAGTTATGATTTAGAGGTGGTAGATTATTTATTAAAACCAATAACTTTTGAGCGCTTTTTTAAGTCTATAGATCGTTTTTTAAGGGAAAAGAAAGAAGCGTCTGCTAATGTTAGTACAGAGAAAAAAAGTACAGAAGATTTTTTACTTGTTAAATCTGGAAATAAACATCATAAAATAAGAATAGAAGAGATAATTTTTATAGAGTCTTTAAAGGACTATATAAAGATACATACAACAAGTGATAAACGAATTGTAGCTAAATACAAGATAGGGGAAATAGAGAGGGAGCTAATAGATAAAAAATTCTTAAGAATTCATCGGTCTTATATTGTTAATACAAGTAAAATATCAGCATTTACAATGAGTGATATTGAGGTGAATTCAGTTGAAATACCAATAGGGGCGAGTTATAAAGAAAAGGTAAATTCTTTTTTAAACAAATGGAAGTAG
- a CDS encoding sensor histidine kinase has protein sequence MIKITTLIAFFQKNRALEHILFWCVFFALDFPKDSLRYQNEFAFSETFVMSLCHIIPQIITSYFLAYYVIPEFLLQKRYVKAAGLFIVGTYLLAVFNRILVVHVGETLVRKGVFIQEPILEIFSDWKKIFFYYIPNLYSMSLIFLSVKYLMGYKRMKEEGLVLGKEKMENELKTLKAQLNPHFLFNTLNNIYSLSVGNSPKTSASIEKLSEILDHVLYRCNSKFVILSSEIELLRNYIELEKLRYDDRLQVSFITEIENDTEIPPLVLLSLVENAFKHGAGEDSGSPKIDIHIVNNQKEFIFNISNTISKEYKVGNQENIGLTNIRKQLNLIYQEGYSLGINCSKGVFRVVLIIKQI, from the coding sequence ATGATTAAAATAACAACCCTTATTGCGTTTTTTCAAAAAAATAGAGCATTGGAGCATATTTTGTTTTGGTGTGTGTTTTTTGCATTAGATTTTCCGAAAGACTCTCTTAGGTATCAAAATGAATTTGCTTTTTCCGAAACTTTTGTAATGTCTTTGTGCCATATAATTCCGCAAATTATTACATCCTATTTTTTAGCTTATTATGTGATACCAGAGTTTTTATTGCAGAAAAGATATGTAAAAGCTGCTGGTTTGTTTATAGTGGGAACTTATTTATTGGCAGTATTTAATAGAATATTAGTTGTTCATGTTGGTGAAACTTTAGTTAGAAAAGGGGTGTTTATACAAGAGCCTATTTTAGAGATTTTTAGTGATTGGAAAAAAATATTTTTTTATTATATACCAAACCTTTATTCGATGTCGTTAATTTTTTTATCTGTAAAGTATCTTATGGGGTATAAAAGAATGAAGGAGGAAGGTTTGGTTTTGGGAAAAGAAAAGATGGAAAATGAATTAAAAACATTAAAAGCACAGTTAAATCCACATTTTTTATTCAATACACTAAATAATATTTATTCATTATCGGTTGGTAATTCTCCTAAAACATCTGCTTCTATAGAGAAGTTATCTGAAATTTTAGATCATGTATTATACCGATGTAATAGTAAATTTGTAATACTTTCAAGTGAAATTGAATTGCTTAGAAATTATATTGAATTAGAGAAGTTGCGTTATGATGATAGGTTGCAAGTTTCATTTATAACTGAGATTGAAAATGATACTGAAATACCACCGTTAGTTTTATTATCATTAGTAGAAAATGCTTTTAAACATGGTGCTGGTGAAGACAGTGGTTCTCCTAAAATTGATATTCATATAGTAAATAATCAAAAAGAGTTTATATTTAATATATCAAATACTATTTCGAAAGAATATAAAGTTGGTAATCAGGAAAACATAGGGCTTACTAATATCAGAAAACAGCTTAACTTAATTTACCAAGAAGGTTATAGTTTAGGTATAAATTGTTCAAAAGGGGTATTTAGAGTAGTGCTGATAATAAAACAAATTTAA
- a CDS encoding TonB-dependent receptor domain-containing protein, translating into MKNILFILLLFNAILLSAQINITGKVVEGNTKQPLEFATIILTNPTTGKLIIGETTNNKGEFSINTKKGNYNIKIEFIGFKNHLINNISITKNHSFQTIFLKENAQALDEIEIIAEKSTTEYKLDKRVFNVGKDLISKGGSVNDILNSVPSVNVDIEGAVSLRGNTNVRILINGKPSVLAANNGLQSIPSESIEKVEVITNPSAKYDAEGTGGIINIILKRNKNGGFGSSLQLTTGIPDNHSINYNINYKKEKFNLFSNVSYRYRSFDGNGYLNRTNYVNNAITSFSNRTTNITRSRRTFNLYFGSDYYINDKNTLTLSYYLRNNTSKNTVNYTFNFLDNLKQIDNVLTSKESYREPQVANQIELNYVKTFAKKGRKFTANFQYDFWNDDENESVEEQELLPTTSAINLLKSRDVESSKDFLFQSDFKLPITKKSHIEMGIKGEIRNIDSDYKVWDNTVLIDSLDNLLKYNERIYGAYIQYGNREHKLQYLLGLRAEYANTGSTDRKNKFKTAKSYTDLFPTAHFTYNFNGATNIQLSYSRRIRRPSFWHLNPFGGISDRRNIRVGNPNLNPMYTNSFELGFLKRWSKFTFNPSVYYQKTTNVFETLVTPNADGALISKPINSGTENRFGTELAIRYSPYKWWRLSSEFNYYSFNQRGIYTIDDSTWSTRLNSRMKFSKLTLQSSFNYNGERQSGQIFTEAQYRVNLGISKDILNDKATVTLNMNNILDSRVRKQLITGNDYTINSYNRPIGRFTSVTFTYRFNRTKKDRDRLPD; encoded by the coding sequence ATGAAAAACATATTATTCATTCTTTTACTCTTTAACGCTATTCTTTTATCCGCCCAAATCAATATTACAGGTAAAGTTGTTGAAGGGAACACAAAACAACCTCTAGAGTTTGCTACTATAATTTTAACAAACCCAACTACAGGTAAGCTTATTATTGGAGAAACTACAAATAATAAAGGTGAGTTTTCTATCAACACTAAAAAAGGGAATTATAATATTAAAATTGAATTTATTGGGTTCAAAAATCATTTAATAAATAACATTTCAATAACAAAAAATCATTCATTTCAAACTATCTTTTTAAAAGAAAACGCTCAAGCATTAGATGAAATAGAAATTATTGCAGAAAAATCTACTACCGAATACAAATTAGACAAACGTGTTTTTAACGTAGGAAAAGATTTAATTTCAAAAGGAGGTTCTGTTAATGACATATTAAATAGTGTACCGTCTGTTAACGTAGACATAGAAGGAGCTGTAAGCTTACGAGGAAACACCAATGTTCGTATATTAATTAACGGTAAGCCTTCTGTTTTAGCAGCTAACAACGGATTACAATCAATCCCTTCAGAAAGTATAGAAAAGGTAGAAGTAATTACTAATCCGTCTGCGAAATATGATGCTGAAGGTACTGGAGGAATCATCAATATTATTTTAAAACGAAATAAAAACGGTGGTTTTGGAAGCTCTTTACAATTAACAACAGGAATCCCTGATAACCATAGTATAAACTACAATATAAATTACAAAAAAGAGAAGTTTAATTTATTTTCTAATGTTTCATATCGCTATAGATCTTTTGATGGGAATGGTTATTTAAACAGAACTAACTACGTTAATAATGCGATTACTTCTTTTTCAAACAGAACAACAAACATAACTAGAAGCCGTCGTACTTTTAACTTGTACTTTGGAAGTGATTACTATATAAACGATAAAAACACACTAACATTAAGTTACTACCTTAGAAATAACACAAGTAAAAACACTGTTAATTACACTTTTAATTTCTTAGATAATTTAAAACAGATAGATAATGTTCTTACTTCAAAAGAATCTTACAGAGAACCACAAGTTGCCAATCAAATTGAGTTAAACTATGTGAAAACATTTGCTAAAAAAGGGCGAAAATTTACAGCTAATTTTCAGTATGACTTTTGGAATGATGACGAAAATGAATCTGTAGAAGAACAAGAACTCCTCCCTACAACCTCAGCAATAAACTTATTAAAAAGTAGAGATGTAGAAAGCAGTAAAGATTTTTTATTTCAATCTGACTTTAAATTACCTATCACCAAAAAGTCGCATATTGAAATGGGTATAAAAGGTGAAATTAGAAATATTGATAGTGATTATAAGGTTTGGGACAATACTGTTTTAATAGATAGCTTAGATAACTTATTAAAATACAATGAGCGCATTTACGGTGCCTATATTCAATATGGAAACAGAGAACACAAATTACAATATTTATTAGGCCTGCGTGCTGAATATGCCAATACAGGAAGCACTGACAGAAAGAATAAATTTAAAACAGCAAAGAGTTATACTGATTTATTTCCTACAGCACATTTTACCTATAATTTTAACGGCGCAACAAATATCCAGTTAAGCTACAGTAGAAGAATTAGACGACCTAGCTTTTGGCATTTAAACCCTTTTGGAGGTATTTCTGATCGACGTAATATTCGTGTTGGTAATCCTAATTTAAACCCAATGTACACAAACTCTTTCGAGTTAGGTTTCTTAAAACGTTGGAGTAAATTCACCTTTAATCCATCTGTTTATTACCAGAAAACAACAAATGTATTCGAAACATTAGTAACTCCAAACGCAGATGGCGCATTAATTTCAAAACCTATTAATTCTGGAACTGAAAATAGATTTGGTACTGAATTAGCTATCCGATATTCTCCTTATAAATGGTGGCGTTTATCAAGTGAATTCAACTATTATTCTTTTAACCAAAGAGGTATTTATACTATTGATGATAGCACATGGTCTACTCGTTTAAACTCTAGAATGAAATTTTCTAAACTAACACTTCAATCAAGCTTTAATTATAATGGAGAAAGACAAAGCGGTCAAATATTCACAGAAGCTCAATATAGAGTGAACTTAGGTATTAGTAAAGATATTTTGAATGATAAAGCAACCGTTACCTTAAACATGAACAACATCTTAGATTCAAGGGTTCGTAAACAACTAATTACGGGTAATGATTATACTATAAATAGTTATAATAGACCTATTGGTAGATTTACATCAGTAACTTTTACCTACCGATTTAACAGAACTAAAAAAGACAGAGATCGTTTACCTGATTAA